One genomic segment of Plasmodium vivax chromosome 9, whole genome shotgun sequence includes these proteins:
- a CDS encoding hypothetical protein, conserved (encoded by transcript PVX_091140A), whose amino-acid sequence MAKVKVKKKFKHSGTLEEDLKNSVVTKNKIFKKKKKGNKASEKKTKKKRKDDVQKILNLANRQNEEDLDYSDYGNSISGDDPDGGRIQQVDKFLQFDDDIGGGEEAVDEDVSDWENLMADKRVFSAEQISHHGKNQMDEANNILDDLNVKINPHGFERGAKLDQETEVKAEPSEEEKLDALVQKCYETIGEELAHYKKGKLHRALTVLVKSPRWFDLLLLTKPRRWTTQATFEVTKLFSSGLKEKEVCMYYEFILLPIILDNIEKKKKLETFLYNTLIKALYKSKAWMRGMLYPLLRRECTKKELAIFGSVIQKMSIAINSVTQCLQEIFTFPWNSNISHFLCLFFNKKYGFSKEFIEKCVDYFVSFLNYPGVLTVNWHTSLLLLVQNYRAALMGDDEIEKLRVLVMKKNHPKYSNEILKSMYSPTSLMSKIKDLATHPSEDMV is encoded by the exons ATGGCGAAGGTaaaagtaaagaaaaaattcaagCACAGCGGGACGCTTGAAGAAGACTTAAAAAACAGCGTTGTTAcgaagaataaaatttttaaaaaaaaaaaaaagggaaataaagcaagtgaaaaaaaaacaaaaaaaaaaagaaaagacgatgttcaaaaaattttgaatctGGCGAATAggcaaaatgaggaggatcTGGACTACTCAGACTATGGCAATAGTATCAGTGGTGACGATCCCGATGGTGGCAGAATACAACAGGTGGATAAGTTCCTCCAGTTTGATGATGACATAGGAGGAGGGGAGGAGGCAGTCGACGAAGATGTCTCAGATTGGGAAAATTTGATGGCCGACAAAAGGGTCTTTTCCGCCGAGCAGATTAGCCATCACGGTAAAAACCAGATGGATGAAGCGAATAACATTTTGGATGACCTGaatgtgaaaataaatcCCCACGGGTTTGAAAGGGGAGCCAAATTGGACCAGGAGACGGAGGTCAAAGCGGAGCCATCCGAAGAG GAAAAGCTCGACGCGCTGGTCCAGAAGTGCTACGAAACGATTGGCGAAGAACTGGCGCACTACAAGAAGGGCAAGTTGCACAGGGCGCTAACCGTTCTGGTCAAATCGCCCAGATGGTTCGACCTGCTCCTGCTGACCAAGCCTAGGAGGTGGACCACCCAAGCGACCTTTGAAGTTACAAAACTTTTTTCCTCCGGattgaaggagaaggaagtgTGCATGTACTACGAGtttattttgctgcccaTTATTCTGGACAACatagaaaagaagaaaaagctgGAGACTTTTCTGTACAATACGTTGATTAAGGCTCTGTACAAATCGAAGGCCTGGATGAGGGGGATGCTGTACCCCCTGCTGCGTCGG GAGTGCACCAAGAAGgaactagccatttttgGAAGTGTCATCCAAAAAATGAGCATCGCGATCAATTCAGTAACGCAATGCTTGCAAgaaatttttaccttcccGTGGAACTCTaacatttcccattttttatgccttttttttaacaaaaaatatggatTCTCCAAAGAG TTTATCGAAAAGTGCGTGGACTACTTCGTCTCCTTTTTGAACTACCCCGGCGTGTTGACGGTGAACTGGCACACctcgctgctgctgctggtgCAGAATTATAGAG CAGCCTTGATGGGAGATGATGAAATTGAGAAGCTGCGCGTCCTggtgatgaagaaaaaccaCCCCAAATATTCGAACGAAATTTTGAAGAGCATGTACTCTCCCACCTCGCTgatgagcaaaataaaagatttGGCCACTCACCCGAGTGAGGACATGGTGTAG